In Kiritimatiellia bacterium, a genomic segment contains:
- a CDS encoding GxxExxY protein: MNADTQEEEGGAFPLGKETYAILGACFEVYNIKGCGFLEPVYQECMEIELGLRQIPFIPQRKLKLTYKGHVLRQSYEPDFACYDKVIVELKAVSKLTDEHRAQLLNYLHATGYEVGLLVNFGHFPGLEYERLVNQKKRPPPPP; the protein is encoded by the coding sequence ATGAACGCAGATACTCAAGAGGAAGAGGGGGGTGCTTTCCCTTTGGGGAAGGAGACCTATGCCATTCTGGGGGCGTGTTTCGAAGTGTATAACATCAAGGGATGCGGTTTTCTGGAACCCGTTTATCAGGAGTGCATGGAAATCGAACTGGGTCTTCGCCAAATTCCTTTCATCCCTCAACGGAAGTTAAAGTTGACATACAAGGGGCATGTGCTGAGGCAATCCTACGAACCGGATTTTGCCTGTTACGATAAGGTCATCGTGGAACTCAAGGCTGTGTCCAAGCTGACGGACGAGCATCGGGCGCAGCTTCTCAACTATCTTCATGCCACCGGATACGAAGTGGGACTCCTGGTCAATTTCGGCCATTTCCCAGGCTTGGAATACGAACGGCTTGTGAATCAGAAGAAACGTCCGCCCCCACCTCCGTAG
- the fni gene encoding type 2 isopentenyl-diphosphate Delta-isomerase, translating to MDKINERKLAHLRIIESDPDSDRRRHYFDAIRLKHRALPELNLADVDPSIEFMGKRLSFPLLISSMTGGDHDVLRRINRNLALAAEKAGVALGVGSQRVMFTNPAARASFEIRPHAPTALLFANLGAVQFNRGFGVEQCREALAVSGADALCLHLNPLQEAVQPKGDTDFAGLADKIGAVARALDKPVVVKEVGAGISLEDAELLFRAGVRYVDVAGAGGTSWSRIEHHSLAEEEGDHLGLVFQDWGIPTPEALRALKPWRDRLTLIASGGLRSGIDMVKAMALGASLCGMASPFLKLAMESAEAVGRLIHRLKREFTTALFLLGVGRVEQLVGNETVLSD from the coding sequence ATGGACAAGATCAACGAGCGGAAGCTGGCGCACCTGCGGATCATCGAGTCCGACCCGGACTCGGACCGCCGCCGCCATTACTTTGACGCGATTCGCCTGAAGCATCGCGCCCTGCCGGAATTGAATCTCGCGGACGTGGATCCTTCGATAGAATTCATGGGCAAGCGGCTTTCCTTCCCGCTCCTGATCTCCTCGATGACCGGCGGCGACCATGACGTGCTGCGCCGGATCAACCGCAACCTCGCCCTGGCCGCCGAGAAGGCCGGCGTGGCGCTGGGCGTCGGGTCGCAGCGGGTGATGTTCACCAACCCGGCCGCGCGCGCGAGCTTTGAAATCCGCCCGCACGCTCCGACGGCCCTGCTCTTCGCCAACCTCGGCGCCGTTCAGTTCAACCGCGGGTTCGGCGTCGAGCAATGCCGCGAGGCGCTGGCGGTGTCGGGCGCCGACGCGCTGTGCCTGCACCTCAACCCGCTCCAGGAGGCCGTCCAGCCGAAGGGCGACACCGATTTCGCGGGCCTGGCGGACAAGATCGGCGCCGTCGCGCGGGCGCTGGACAAGCCGGTGGTAGTCAAGGAAGTCGGCGCGGGGATTTCCCTCGAGGATGCCGAACTCCTGTTCCGCGCCGGAGTCCGTTACGTGGACGTCGCGGGCGCGGGCGGCACCTCCTGGAGCCGCATCGAGCACCATAGCCTGGCGGAAGAGGAGGGCGATCATCTTGGGCTGGTTTTCCAGGACTGGGGCATTCCGACGCCCGAGGCGCTGCGGGCGTTGAAGCCCTGGCGCGACCGGTTGACGCTGATCGCGTCCGGCGGCCTGCGTTCAGGAATCGACATGGTCAAGGCGATGGCGCTTGGGGCCTCGCTCTGCGGCATGGCGTCGCCGTTCCTCAAGCTGGCGATGGAATCGGCCGAAGCGGTCGGCCGGCTAATTCATCGTTTGAAGCGTGAGTTCACCACGGCCCTGTTTCTCCTGGGCGTGGGCCGCGTGGAACAACTGGTCGGGAATGAAACCGTGTTGTCGGACTAG
- a CDS encoding tripartite tricarboxylate transporter permease, whose protein sequence is MILNILTVLGVTVLGTVLSSVISVLPALHAYNVLGALMLLFYWLVEQGLITAQQGELFVPFMAGVVVGWSMLNTIPSILLGAPDESAMFTVLPGQKYLMSGRGYEGTMITGVGGLAGVFFLVCVVGPFAPRVLPVVQGVLRPHMHWILWVIITYILMSEWPKGGNWGPAGLAKFADAWRSLGAGLATFFLSGLLGFILLYRSPVSVEMAFQNIMPAFVGLFAVPWCLLNMISGANVPPQRTAAALELNGDLILRSTAAGGLGGGFAAFFPVITGGIGGLLAGHATAQRDEKVFIMSQGVSKLVYYVGSFMLLFVPGLGITRGGAAWMIKGISVPRGYGDYFMVLGAIAVAGAVAFLMMSPLTRATIRFIEKVHYRNASALALIIILAIVYLMTGWGGLAVMIVATGIGLIPVLFASRRLNCLGILLLPIACNMSGFGQQIARWLRLI, encoded by the coding sequence ATGATCCTGAACATCCTGACGGTCCTGGGCGTCACGGTGCTGGGCACCGTGCTCTCCAGCGTGATCTCCGTACTGCCCGCCCTCCACGCCTACAACGTGCTGGGCGCGCTGATGCTGTTGTTCTACTGGCTGGTCGAGCAGGGCCTGATCACGGCGCAGCAGGGCGAGTTGTTCGTGCCGTTCATGGCGGGCGTCGTGGTCGGCTGGTCCATGCTCAACACCATCCCTTCCATCCTGCTGGGCGCGCCGGACGAGAGCGCGATGTTCACCGTGCTGCCGGGTCAGAAGTACCTGATGAGCGGCCGCGGCTACGAGGGGACGATGATCACGGGGGTCGGGGGGCTGGCGGGCGTCTTCTTCCTGGTGTGCGTGGTGGGGCCGTTCGCGCCGCGGGTGCTGCCCGTGGTGCAGGGCGTGCTGCGGCCGCACATGCACTGGATCCTGTGGGTGATCATCACGTACATCCTCATGTCGGAATGGCCGAAGGGGGGCAACTGGGGTCCGGCCGGCCTGGCCAAGTTCGCGGACGCCTGGCGCTCGCTGGGGGCGGGCCTGGCGACCTTCTTCCTCTCCGGGCTGCTCGGGTTCATCCTCCTCTACCGGTCGCCCGTCTCCGTGGAGATGGCGTTCCAGAACATCATGCCGGCGTTCGTGGGCCTGTTCGCCGTGCCGTGGTGCCTGTTGAACATGATCAGCGGGGCGAACGTCCCGCCCCAGCGCACGGCGGCCGCGCTGGAACTGAACGGCGATCTCATCCTGCGCAGCACCGCGGCCGGCGGGCTGGGCGGCGGTTTCGCGGCCTTCTTCCCGGTGATCACGGGCGGCATCGGCGGCCTGCTGGCCGGGCACGCGACGGCGCAGCGCGACGAGAAGGTCTTCATCATGTCCCAGGGCGTCTCGAAGCTGGTCTACTACGTGGGCTCCTTCATGCTGCTCTTCGTGCCCGGCCTCGGGATCACGCGGGGCGGCGCGGCGTGGATGATCAAGGGCATCTCCGTGCCGCGGGGGTACGGGGACTACTTCATGGTCCTGGGCGCGATCGCGGTCGCCGGCGCGGTGGCCTTCCTGATGATGAGCCCGCTGACGCGGGCCACGATCCGGTTCATCGAAAAAGTGCACTACCGCAACGCGTCCGCGCTGGCGCTGATCATCATCCTGGCCATCGTGTACCTGATGACGGGGTGGGGCGGGCTCGCGGTGATGATCGTGGCGACGGGCATCGGGCTGATCCCGGTGCTGTTCGCCTCGCGCCGGCTGAACTGCCTGGGCATCCTGCTGCTGCCCATCGCCTGCAACATGTCCGGCTTCGGCCAGCAGATCGCCCGGTGGCTGCGGCTCATCTGA
- a CDS encoding metal-dependent hydrolase has product MKGISHFVSGVMAASFCPWAVEAATEGNPLYFVLGGAFGILPDTIDFKFYRFFYRHDFYVDPDPQNPDPQAIADALAQAVDRARTAGRAVRIKLNTVRMGADYWRQYVVRFDAENQEVQVRIGPVVNTGQVPVPGSEPGERAVGRAKLSAPIVQTYDATTRVDIFDGPTFALEADEQGRVVLHFLPWHRNWSHSFLVGGVWALLGWLVWNWQAAVVILAGYAAHLIEDQLGFMGSNLFFPITKKRFMGLHVMRSGDAIPNFSAVWLSCLLIFWNLYRMTPGLRYHFNFLQLIVYGAVIPIGLFGVVHWLLTRGGKEQAAPVELEDEFGDTMTT; this is encoded by the coding sequence ATGAAAGGCATATCCCATTTTGTCAGCGGGGTGATGGCGGCGTCGTTCTGCCCGTGGGCGGTGGAGGCGGCCACGGAGGGGAACCCGTTGTACTTCGTCCTCGGCGGCGCGTTCGGCATCCTGCCGGACACGATCGACTTCAAGTTCTACCGGTTCTTCTACCGGCACGACTTCTACGTGGACCCCGACCCGCAGAATCCCGACCCGCAGGCGATCGCCGACGCGCTGGCCCAGGCGGTGGACCGGGCGCGCACGGCCGGCCGCGCGGTGCGGATCAAGCTCAACACCGTGCGCATGGGCGCGGACTACTGGCGCCAGTACGTGGTGCGGTTCGACGCCGAGAACCAGGAGGTCCAGGTGCGGATCGGCCCCGTGGTCAACACGGGCCAGGTCCCCGTGCCGGGCAGCGAGCCCGGGGAGCGGGCCGTCGGCCGGGCGAAGTTGAGCGCGCCGATCGTCCAGACCTACGATGCCACGACGCGCGTGGACATTTTCGACGGGCCGACCTTTGCCCTCGAGGCGGACGAACAGGGGCGCGTCGTCCTCCACTTCCTGCCGTGGCATCGCAACTGGAGTCACAGCTTCCTGGTGGGCGGGGTCTGGGCGCTGCTCGGCTGGCTGGTCTGGAACTGGCAGGCCGCCGTGGTGATCCTCGCCGGCTACGCGGCCCACCTGATCGAGGACCAACTGGGCTTCATGGGCTCGAACCTGTTCTTCCCCATCACGAAGAAGCGGTTCATGGGGCTCCACGTGATGCGCTCGGGCGACGCGATCCCGAACTTCAGCGCGGTCTGGTTGAGCTGCCTGCTGATCTTCTGGAACCTCTACCGGATGACGCCGGGCCTGCGGTACCATTTCAACTTCCTGCAGTTGATCGTGTACGGCGCCGTGATTCCCATCGGGCTTTTCGGCGTGGTGCACTGGCTGCTGACCCGCGGGGGGAAGGAACAGGCCGCGCCCGTGGAACTCGAGGACGAGTTCGGCGACACGATGACCACGTGA
- a CDS encoding PEGA domain-containing protein produces the protein MGTVAGILETDHTFWLTVETAPPGVTVCSVPDEDIGEQVLGVTPCTLAVDLNWESRWFRKRWELISVRSPGGFCRPAFSTNEGYRLSARFTLRKEGWKEIPVEATLATLTDPGKDWSGKAQWPTKQTLRFALEAQSPQSPAAAPAARPAPRRVVLAGAGEGSGKVETGRVTIFCDTPGAEILVDGYNAGALPVELLLRAGSHVIEVSLGPRVLSRREIRIDPDASLSLEVSPRD, from the coding sequence TTGGGAACCGTCGCCGGGATCCTCGAGACGGACCACACCTTCTGGTTGACCGTCGAGACGGCGCCGCCCGGCGTCACGGTTTGCTCGGTCCCGGACGAGGATATCGGCGAACAGGTGCTGGGCGTCACGCCCTGCACCCTGGCCGTGGATTTGAACTGGGAGAGCCGCTGGTTCAGGAAGCGATGGGAACTGATCTCCGTCCGCTCGCCCGGAGGATTCTGCCGGCCGGCGTTCAGCACCAACGAAGGCTATCGCCTTTCCGCGCGCTTCACCCTTCGCAAGGAAGGCTGGAAGGAAATCCCCGTCGAAGCCACCCTGGCCACGCTGACGGACCCCGGGAAGGATTGGAGCGGCAAGGCTCAATGGCCGACCAAGCAAACGCTGCGGTTCGCCCTGGAAGCGCAGTCCCCGCAATCACCCGCCGCAGCCCCGGCGGCGCGCCCGGCGCCCCGGCGCGTGGTCCTGGCCGGAGCCGGGGAGGGATCCGGCAAGGTGGAAACGGGCCGGGTCACGATCTTCTGCGACACGCCCGGCGCGGAGATCCTGGTGGACGGCTATAATGCCGGCGCGCTGCCCGTGGAACTTCTGCTGCGCGCCGGCAGCCATGTCATCGAGGTGAGCCTGGGCCCCCGGGTGCTCTCGCGGCGCGAAATCCGGATCGATCCCGACGCCTCGCTTTCCCTCGAGGTCTCGCCGCGGGACTGA
- the asnB gene encoding asparagine synthase (glutamine-hydrolyzing) has protein sequence MCGIAGFTTFGGGADRAEDILRAMTATLQPRGPDGEGYHAAPPVALGHRRLSIIDLEGGAQPMSATDGRYWIVYNGEIYNYIELRTELEARGQVFSTHSDTEVLLRQLALDGMEGVKRLNGMFAFAIWDRDEQRLWLGRDRIGIKPLFYAVCGGDLVFASELKALLRHPAVPRSLDRLSVSKYLTYGYVPAPHTMYEGVRKLEAGAVLAFDRRGPRHDFYWDIPLTDRPVDPGTREECAAELRRLLERSVRRHLRSDVPVGSFLSGGIDSGVVTALAARETRGRLQTFSIRFEEDSYDESPYAAEVARRYGTEHHHEVLSRQRAAELLPDALALPDEPLADASLLPTWLLSKYTAGHVKVALSGDGGDELFAGYPSFQAHKIVERLSFLPAAWRDGLNRLARRIPVSHRYASLEYLAQQFFKGAGLSPEIRFLLWMGCFGNSEKKALLAAPIREQLALQDPYEDVYRHLARSGLSDSFARLLYLCMKMYLQDGVLVKVDRASMAHSLEVRVPLLDPPLVEFAARLRPEYKLNGLTTKYLFKLAARDLLPRRIIRRRKAGFMIPLASWLGQDLRAFVEEACDPAEIRKDGLFEPAFVETLLKEHFHQVRDHRKTLWALFCFQAWRRRDRLSA, from the coding sequence ATGTGCGGGATTGCCGGATTCACCACGTTCGGGGGAGGCGCGGACCGGGCGGAGGACATCCTCCGCGCGATGACCGCGACGCTGCAACCGAGGGGCCCGGACGGCGAGGGCTACCACGCGGCGCCGCCCGTCGCGCTCGGACACCGGCGGTTGAGCATCATCGACCTCGAGGGCGGCGCCCAGCCCATGTCCGCGACCGATGGGCGATACTGGATCGTCTACAACGGCGAGATTTACAACTACATCGAACTGCGAACCGAACTGGAAGCCAGGGGACAGGTTTTTTCCACGCACTCCGACACCGAGGTTCTGCTGCGCCAGTTAGCGCTCGACGGCATGGAGGGCGTGAAGCGGCTGAACGGTATGTTCGCGTTCGCGATCTGGGACCGCGACGAGCAGCGGCTGTGGCTCGGGCGCGACCGGATCGGCATCAAGCCGCTCTTCTACGCCGTGTGCGGCGGGGACCTGGTGTTTGCGTCCGAGCTCAAGGCCCTGCTCCGGCATCCGGCCGTGCCGCGCTCGCTGGACCGGCTCTCGGTCAGCAAGTATCTCACGTACGGCTACGTGCCCGCCCCGCACACCATGTACGAGGGGGTCCGCAAGCTCGAGGCGGGCGCGGTGCTGGCGTTCGACCGGCGGGGGCCCCGCCACGATTTCTACTGGGACATCCCGCTGACCGATCGCCCGGTCGACCCCGGCACCCGGGAGGAATGCGCGGCGGAGCTGCGCCGGCTCCTGGAGCGCTCGGTGCGCCGGCACCTGCGCAGCGACGTGCCCGTCGGCAGCTTCTTGAGCGGCGGCATCGACTCCGGCGTCGTCACCGCGCTGGCCGCGCGGGAGACCCGCGGCCGGCTGCAGACGTTCTCCATCCGGTTCGAGGAGGACAGCTACGACGAGTCGCCCTACGCCGCGGAAGTCGCGCGGCGGTACGGGACGGAGCATCACCACGAGGTGCTCTCCCGCCAGCGGGCCGCGGAACTCCTGCCCGACGCGCTGGCCCTGCCCGACGAGCCGCTGGCGGACGCCTCGCTCCTGCCCACCTGGCTGCTTTCAAAATATACGGCGGGCCACGTCAAGGTCGCGTTGAGCGGCGACGGCGGCGACGAGTTGTTTGCCGGCTATCCCTCGTTCCAGGCGCATAAGATCGTGGAGCGGCTGTCCTTCCTGCCCGCGGCCTGGCGGGACGGGCTGAACCGGCTCGCGCGCCGGATCCCGGTGTCGCACCGCTACGCGAGCCTGGAGTACCTGGCCCAGCAGTTCTTCAAGGGCGCGGGACTGTCCCCCGAGATCCGCTTTCTCCTCTGGATGGGCTGCTTCGGCAACAGCGAGAAGAAGGCGCTGCTGGCCGCGCCCATCCGCGAGCAGCTCGCGCTCCAGGATCCCTACGAGGACGTGTATCGCCACCTGGCCCGGAGCGGGCTGTCCGACTCGTTCGCGCGGCTGCTCTACCTGTGCATGAAGATGTACCTGCAGGACGGCGTCCTCGTGAAGGTGGACCGCGCCAGCATGGCGCATTCCCTGGAGGTGCGGGTGCCCCTGCTCGATCCGCCGCTCGTGGAGTTCGCCGCCCGGCTCCGGCCGGAGTATAAGCTGAACGGGCTGACGACCAAGTACCTCTTCAAGCTGGCGGCGCGCGACCTGCTGCCCCGCCGGATCATTCGCCGCCGCAAGGCCGGGTTCATGATCCCGCTGGCCTCCTGGCTCGGGCAGGACCTGCGCGCCTTCGTGGAGGAGGCCTGCGACCCCGCGGAAATCCGGAAAGACGGGCTTTTCGAGCCCGCGTTCGTGGAGACCCTGCTGAAGGAACACTTCCACCAGGTCCGGGACCACCGCAAAACCCTCTGGGCCCTGTTCTGTTTCCAGGCCTGGCGGCGCCGCGACCGGCTGTCCGCCTGA
- a CDS encoding tetratricopeptide repeat protein — protein sequence MNPDATPSEELLRRLWITAGLLAAAVILSYAPVFQAGFIWDDGEFITDNPHLRDLAGLKTIWTSPKDNPHYFPLLMTVFWLLYRLWGVQPLGYHLVTLGFHVANTLLVWLILRRLKVRAAVPAALLFGLHPLHVQSVAWATELKNTLSGFFYLGAIWTWLGVSEARLRGSGFRFQGWGGVLLCLVLFACALLSKTTVVSLPLAILLIEFWRRGRLPWRTVAFALALTVVAFLPVLVTVNLEQSRNVEGLSAVFTTGERWIVAGRSFWFYLGKLFWPADLMMVYPTWTVDPSRPAQYLPLAAAGLLGIGLWAGRRAWGRAPALGLLFFAAAVLPIPFLDINFVLQHAFVADHFAYLPSLGVLPVAAAALFLLPARLRSPRLRGALLAAPVLALGLLTWRHARTFENQGVLWRHVIERNPGAAVAYSNLGLYVAQQGDPVAAIDLYRKALELYPGSSKTWNNLATELRIIGREEEALAALQKAVELNPSYFEALNNLAALLSRRGRMDEAIAHLRRAIEVNPDYFEGHSNLGALLAGAGRHEEGIEFMRRALGWRPDDVQLLNNLARAIGESAESARAVERLRALAADYPDHVSIRLRLGEALWQAGDREAAEAEFAGVLRRAPSSAEILFQLGVIRQRLGDLEAALALFEQAVKAEPANAARANRLARLRATHPDAKYRDGARAVELASRASEAAGHSDPELLDTLAAAYAETGQFDEAQRMISLALRYTPPGAAREALEARRNLYEHRQPYRETESAHAP from the coding sequence ATGAATCCGGACGCCACGCCCAGCGAAGAGTTGTTGCGCCGCCTGTGGATCACCGCCGGGCTCCTGGCGGCGGCCGTGATCCTGTCGTACGCGCCCGTGTTCCAGGCCGGGTTTATCTGGGACGATGGCGAGTTCATCACGGACAATCCGCACCTGCGCGACCTCGCCGGCCTGAAAACCATCTGGACGAGCCCGAAGGACAACCCGCACTACTTCCCGCTGCTCATGACCGTGTTCTGGCTGCTGTACCGCCTCTGGGGCGTCCAGCCGCTGGGCTATCACCTGGTCACGCTCGGTTTTCATGTCGCCAACACCCTGCTGGTCTGGCTCATCCTGCGCCGCCTGAAGGTGCGCGCCGCCGTGCCGGCGGCGCTGTTGTTCGGCCTCCACCCGCTCCACGTGCAGTCGGTGGCCTGGGCGACGGAACTGAAGAACACGCTGTCCGGCTTCTTCTACCTCGGCGCGATCTGGACGTGGTTGGGCGTTTCAGAGGCGAGGCTTCGGGGTTCAGGGTTCAGGTTTCAGGGTTGGGGCGGCGTCCTGTTGTGCCTGGTGCTGTTCGCCTGCGCGCTGTTGAGCAAGACGACGGTGGTGTCGCTGCCCCTGGCCATCCTGCTGATCGAGTTCTGGCGCCGGGGCCGCCTGCCCTGGCGCACGGTCGCGTTCGCGCTGGCGCTGACCGTCGTCGCGTTCCTGCCGGTCCTGGTGACGGTGAACCTGGAGCAGTCGCGGAACGTCGAGGGCTTGTCGGCGGTGTTCACCACGGGCGAGCGGTGGATCGTGGCGGGCCGGTCGTTCTGGTTCTACCTCGGCAAGCTGTTCTGGCCGGCCGACCTGATGATGGTGTATCCGACGTGGACGGTGGACCCGTCCCGCCCGGCGCAGTACCTGCCGCTCGCGGCCGCCGGGCTGCTCGGGATCGGGCTGTGGGCGGGCCGCCGCGCGTGGGGGCGCGCCCCCGCGCTGGGGCTCCTTTTCTTCGCGGCGGCCGTGCTGCCGATCCCTTTTCTGGACATCAACTTCGTGCTCCAGCACGCCTTCGTGGCGGACCATTTCGCGTACCTGCCGAGCCTGGGCGTGCTGCCCGTGGCCGCGGCGGCGCTGTTTCTTCTGCCCGCGCGCCTGCGCTCTCCGCGCCTGCGCGGGGCCCTCCTCGCGGCGCCCGTGCTCGCGCTGGGCCTGCTGACCTGGCGGCACGCCCGGACCTTCGAGAACCAGGGCGTCTTGTGGCGGCATGTCATCGAGCGGAATCCCGGCGCAGCCGTGGCGTACAGCAACCTGGGCCTCTACGTCGCGCAGCAGGGGGACCCGGTCGCCGCCATCGACCTTTATAGGAAAGCGCTGGAGCTTTATCCCGGCAGTTCGAAGACCTGGAACAACCTGGCCACCGAACTGCGCATCATCGGCAGGGAGGAGGAAGCCCTGGCCGCCCTGCAGAAGGCGGTCGAACTCAATCCTTCCTACTTCGAGGCGCTCAACAACCTGGCGGCGCTGTTGTCGCGGCGCGGACGGATGGACGAGGCCATCGCGCACCTGCGCCGGGCGATCGAGGTGAACCCGGATTACTTCGAGGGGCACAGCAACCTGGGCGCGCTCCTCGCCGGGGCCGGGCGGCACGAGGAAGGCATCGAGTTCATGCGCCGGGCCCTCGGGTGGCGGCCGGACGATGTCCAGTTGCTGAACAACCTCGCGCGCGCGATCGGCGAATCCGCCGAGTCGGCCCGGGCCGTCGAGCGGCTGCGCGCCCTGGCGGCGGACTACCCGGACCACGTTTCGATCCGGCTCCGGCTCGGCGAGGCGCTGTGGCAGGCCGGGGACCGCGAGGCGGCCGAGGCGGAATTCGCCGGGGTGCTGCGCCGGGCTCCGTCTTCCGCGGAAATCCTTTTTCAACTGGGCGTCATCCGCCAGCGCCTGGGCGACCTGGAGGCCGCGCTGGCCCTGTTCGAGCAGGCGGTGAAGGCGGAGCCCGCGAACGCGGCGCGGGCGAATCGCCTGGCCCGCCTGCGGGCCACGCACCCGGACGCGAAATACCGCGACGGGGCGCGCGCCGTGGAACTGGCGTCCCGCGCGAGCGAGGCGGCGGGCCATTCCGATCCCGAGTTGCTGGATACGCTGGCGGCGGCCTACGCGGAGACCGGCCAGTTCGACGAGGCGCAGCGCATGATCAGCCTGGCCCTGCGCTATACCCCGCCCGGCGCCGCGCGCGAAGCGCTTGAAGCGCGGCGGAATCTGTACGAACATCGGCAGCCGTACCGCGAAACGGAATCCGCGCATGCGCCCTGA